A window from Cryptomeria japonica chromosome 1, Sugi_1.0, whole genome shotgun sequence encodes these proteins:
- the LOC131073497 gene encoding uncharacterized protein LOC131073497: MCLQFVKIGLPISEGSASSSSEESLSSKYEIALKRESLEEFSNEVHRTIDHTLSQSSCDGKNFLGDLILHDEDYVNTHVLPHYISEPELQKLLSHYFSNTQNAFELCALLLKCTHRARMNYRTIQDVIGLMPTSANFDFQSEECRRINSEFMLFVEQENPFGQASDFEVMCDSLEKLHQLLELRRENKFDSVRDAEKQRAQLDAAARWIYVLKNHLRTTRMLVARLYDEVEHSKTLMRIYHARENDVYPLQQVGRLLEKNDSKFGQRLNEIEEQGCLCLHNINRARELLLHQIHH, from the exons ATGTGCTTACAGTTCGTCAAAATCGGTCTGCCCATAAGCGAAG GGAGTGCGTCAAGTTCATCAGAGGAATCATTAAGCTCCAAGTACGAGATCGCCCTGAAAAGAGAATCGCTTGAGGAATTCTCCAATGAAGTTCACAGGACAATTGATCATACTTTATCTCAGTCCAGTTGTGATGGCAAGAACTTCCTGGGAGATCTTATTTTGCACGATGAGGATTATGTTAACACCCATGTCCTTCCACACTACATCAGTGAACCGGAGCTACAAAAATTGCTATCACATTATTTCAGCAATACCCAGAATGCTTTTGAGCTCTGTGCCCTTCTCCTCAAATGTACCCACCGCGCTAGGATGAACTACAGAACCATTCAAGATGTTATAGGTCTCATGCCAACATCTGCAAATTTTGATTTTCAGTCAGAAGAATGCCGTCGCATTAACTCAGAATTCATGTTGTTTGTTGAGCAGGAAAACCCATTTGGGCAAGCTTCTGATTTTGAAGTCATGTGTGATTCTTTGGAGAAATTGCATCAATTGCTGGAGTTGAGGCGTGAAAACAAGTTTGATTCTGTTAGGGATGCAGAAAAACAGAGGGCACAGCTGGATGCCGCCGCCAGGTGGATTTACGTGTTGAAAAATCACCTGAGAACCACCAGAATGCTGGTTGCTCGGTTGTATGATGAAGTAGAGCACAGTAAAACTTTAATGAGGATTTACCATGCGAGAGAAAATGATGTTTACCCCCTTCAACAGGTGGGAAGGCTTTTGGAGAAAAATGATAGTAAGTTTGGACAGAGGTTGAATGAGATTGAAGAGCAGGGCTGTTTGTGTTTGCACAACATTAACAGAGCAAGGGAGTTGCTGCTTCATCAAATCCACCATTAA
- the LOC131073477 gene encoding UPF0496 protein At3g49070, translating into MCLKLWLPTTEGVVSKSSEESLTFKYEIALKTKSFEQFSEEVRRNIDDNLSQSPFDVRNSLQQLLLPDEEYINTHVLELYINKPEIQTLLSQYFSNTQNAFELCAGLLTNTHHARVSYRAIRDINFRLQSTNPEFQEEECPRIREEFKMFIERENPFGQAADFDDRCNSLEQLNQLPELRPENKPMFFWVAQKQSAQLVAAGRGIYVLKNHLRTTRMLVARLYDEVEHIKTLMRICHARENEVYPLQQVGILLEKNDTKFGRTLDEIEEQGCLCLHNINRARMLLLQIHR; encoded by the exons ATGTGCTTAAAATTATGGTTACCCACAACTGAAG GGGTTGTGTCAAAATCGTCAGAGGAATCATTGACCTTCAAGTATGAGATTGCCCTGAAAACAAAATCATTTGAGCAATTCTCCGAGGAAGTCCGCAGGAATATTGATGATAATCTCTCTCAGTCCCCTTTTGATGTCAGAAATTCCCTGCAACAATTGCTTTTGCCTGATGAGGAATACATTAATACCCATGTTCTTGAACTATACATTAACAAACCAGAGATTCAGACATTGCTGTCACAATATTTTAGCAATACCCAGAATGCTTTTGAGCTGTGTGCCGGCCTTCTCACAAACACCCACCACGCTAGGGTGAGTTACAGGGCCATTCGAGATATAAATTTCAGGCTGCAATCTACAAATCCTGAATTTCAGGAAGAAGAATGCCCTCGTATTAGAGAAGAATTCAAGATGTTTATTGAGCGGGAAAACCCATTTGGGCAGGCTGCCGATTTCGACGACAGGTGTAATTCTTTGGAGCAATTGAATCAACTGCCGGAGTTGAGGCCTGAAAATAAGCCTATGTTTTTTTGGGTTGCACAAAAACAGAGCGCACAGCTGGTTGCCGCCGGCAGGGGGATTTATGTGTTGAAAAATCACCTGAGAACCACTAGAATGCTGGTTGCTCGGTTGTATGATGAAGTAGAGCACATTAAAACTTTAATGAGGATTTGCCATGCTAGAGAAAATGAAGTTTACCCACTTCAACAAGTGGGAATACTTTTGGAGAAAAATGACACTAAGTTTGGGCGGACGTTGGATGAAATTGAAGAGCAGGGCTGCCTATGTTTGCACAACATCAACAGAGCAAGGATGCTTCTTCTTCAAATCCACCGTTAA
- the LOC131073478 gene encoding uncharacterized protein LOC131073478, translating into MCLQLWLPTTEGVASRSSEESLHTKYEIAMKTTSFEHFCEEVRRTIDGTLSQSPSHIKNPLRQFLLPDEEHINTHVLQQYINKPELQTLLTQYFSNTQNAFELCARLLKSTHHARMSYRAIRDINFRLQSTNFDFQEEECRRIRGEFKLFVEQENPFGQAAQFDEICNSLEELNQLPELRPENKPKFFWVAEKQSAQLDGAARGIYVLKNHLKTTRVLVAGLYDVVENTKTIMGVCLAREDEVYPLQQVGKLLERNDSGFGQRFDEIEEQGCLCLRNINRARMLLLQIHH; encoded by the exons ATGTGCTTACAACTATGGTTGCCCACAACTGAAG GGGTTGCGTCAAGATCATCAGAGGAATCATTACACACCAAGTACGAGATTGCCATGAAAACAACATCGTTTGAGCATTTCTGCGAGGAAGTCCGCAGGACTATTGATGGTACTCTCTCTCAGTCCCCTTCTCATATCAAAAATCCCCTGCGACAATTCCTTTTGCCCGATGAGGAACATATTAATACCCATGTCCTTCAACAATACATCAACAAACCAGAGCTACAGACATTGCTAACACAATATTTTAGCAATACCCAGAATGCTTTTGAGCTCTGTGCTCGCCTTCTCAAAAGTACCCACCACGCTAGGATGAGTTACAGGGCAATTCGAGATATAAATTTCAGGCTACAATCTACAAATTTTGATTTTCAGGAAGAAGAATGCCGTCGCATTAGAGGAGAATTCAAGTTATTTGTTGAGCAGGAAAACCCATTTGGGCAGGCTGCCCAATTCGATGAAATTTGTAATTCTTTGGAGGAATTGAATCAACTGCCAGAGTTGAGGCCTGAAAATAAGCCTAAGTTTTTTTGGGTTGCAGAAAAACAGAGCGCACAGCTTGATGGCGCCGCCAGGGGGATTTATGTATTGAAAAATCACCTGAAAACCACCAGAGTTCTGGTTGCTGGGTTGTATGATGTAGTCGAAAACACTAAAACTATAATGGGGGTTTGCCTTGCAAGAGAAGATGAAGTTTACCCCCTTCAACAGGTGGGAAAACTTTTGGAGAGAAATGACAGCGGATTTGGGCAGAGGTTCGATGAAATTGAAGAACAGGGCTGCCTGTGTTTGCGCAACATTAACAGAGCAAGGATGCTGCTTCTTCAAATCCACCATTAA